The Coffea arabica cultivar ET-39 chromosome 2c, Coffea Arabica ET-39 HiFi, whole genome shotgun sequence genome includes the window tattttaCTTCACTTGATTTCTCACATAGCTTTCCTTCTAATCAAGAAGACTGGAAGGTGATTcctttattcaaaatttttagggAATTATAGACATGTATCTATAGATCATAGCCTTGTCTGAAAATTGTTAAACACTAGATTTTAATACAGGCATGAGAAATTAGCTATTATTTTAGGGTTGTCAGGGTAACATGATTGACAAAGAGTGCAGGAAATAATGCAACCCATTTACAGCCCAGAATAAGTGTGGTAAAGGGCCTTCTGCGCTAGAAGAACTGCTGTGGTTTTGTAGTTTGCTTTTTAGCAAGTGATCAAGAGCTGAAAGATGCATGAAAGACATCAAGGTTTGGGCCTCACTTTGGGTGAATAGAGGGGAGTCAGCCAAAGTTGCATGTGTCAGATCCTAGAAATGGCAATATTATCCCCCCCACAAGCTGGTCTTTCTAGAGAGGAGACTGAGAGGGATTGAAAACATGATGTAAAGCAAGACAAGACGTTGAGTTGATTGTGAGTTAGAAAGATGAATTGGCTCAGTCCGATGCAAGAAGCCGAAAGAAACAGTGTCTAAACTGGCATTTTGCGAGTCTTTCGGTTATTTTGGTGCTGATAACTAATCCCAACTTACAAGATGCACAACCTTGCAGTAGAGCAGAATATTCAGGGAAGTCGATTCAAAAGACATATATGCCCTTCTATATTTTTAGggtggccaaatgtttgaaccGTTGGCCACGTGGTTGTTGAAGATTGGTCCATGATGGCCGAGCGGATAATTTGTTAGTCTAGTAGGATGCCATGTGGTTTTGGTGGATTGTCAAATTCAGAGCATTCCTAAATGGGGGGGTCCCCTTCATCACGTGGAAGGGGGCTGCGTAATTGCAAAATCCCACAAGACAAAGAAATGGTCGTTTACAAAATCCTGTAATCCCCTCTCCACCAATTATTATCCATCTCCCACGTGGGACTTTGGCCCAACCTCACCATTAATTCTTTTCCCTTCGCTATATAATCTAATTCTTATTGCACTGCCATAACTCATGATCATCTAACATCATATATGCTTCACccgatctctctctctctctctctctcttcatctATTTCATATTGAGTTTAATTAAATTCTCTTCTGAATCTTGTTTATGTGAATCACATCATATCTTAACATTATGGGGGACTCTTCTGCTTCGTACATACATATGGTAATTAAAGCAGATATACCTTGACAGATTATATCAGTGGTTTCGTGCTACATACATGTTTTTTCATGAAAGATTTTTGTTGTAACAGTGTTCTGGCTTTGAAGTCATACATGTTTCTACATATGGTATTGGTTGTCTTGCCTACCAAGTAATACATGATTGTAAGCTGGTGGTTCTTTTGCTTTGAATAATGACCTAAATGGATGATCTGATTTAGGTGCAGCACCTAATAGAGGAGTGCCTTATCTTCAACATGAGCAAAGAAGAGTGCATGGAGGCCCTCTCCAAGCATGCGAACATCACACCAGTCATCACTGCTACTGGTtagtttatttgtttcaactcgTTGCTGTGTTTGGACTTTCTATCTGCACTTGATAGCTAATGATACAAGTTGCATGCATGCACAGTTGTGCAGTTGCATCATGCATGACTCTGAAAACTGCCTCTCCTTTTACTGACACGATAAAGTcacgaggaagaagaaagaaagttaGCAATTAAGTTCAATATCTTTCAAGGGAAAATTTGAGATTAAGATAATAGACATCTTGCTTATTGAAGCAACGATCCTTAGGAGTGTGAGAAATTACAGTATTATGAACCTAGCGATCACTACTGAAGACAGCAGGAATGGTTTCTGTTGTTGAAAAATTTCCATAAAATCATGATGTGGAAGAAATTTTAGAGATGATTTGCCATATCTTCCGTAACGTAACGTGGAATTTTGATATGCATCTGAAGCACTTTTGATCTACTGCAGTGTGGAATGAACTAGAGAAAGAGAACAAAGAATTCTTTGAGGCCTATTCTCGATCTCGGAAGAAGGAAGATCGAATGTCAGAGACAgaaacaaatgcaatgattcaaaAGATAGTATCTGATCATGATcacaatgatgatgatg containing:
- the LOC113725529 gene encoding uncharacterized protein isoform X2 encodes the protein MGDSSASYIHMHLIEECLIFNMSKEECMEALSKHANITPVITATVWNELEKENKEFFEAYSRSRKKEDRMSETETNAMIQKIVSDHDHNDDDDDDDEENPKDPED
- the LOC113725529 gene encoding uncharacterized protein isoform X1; translated protein: MGDSSASYIHMVQHLIEECLIFNMSKEECMEALSKHANITPVITATVWNELEKENKEFFEAYSRSRKKEDRMSETETNAMIQKIVSDHDHNDDDDDDDEENPKDPED